The Nomia melanderi isolate GNS246 chromosome 3, iyNomMela1, whole genome shotgun sequence genomic interval GGAAGAATGCGGCCAGGCGCCGAAGCATCAGTGCCCGTATTGTCCGAAGAGGACCAAGTTGCGTTGCAACTTACTGAAACACATGCGAAAAAAGCACGGTTGAAGAGGATGTAACGGAGACTGTCTCATCGTTTGAAACTCGCGCCGATCGATACGCGATGAAACTGATTAAACCGACCATTGCACCGGATAAACCTGCGACTACACCGGACTGCGCGTTCGGACGAGTTTAACGAGGACCAGTTTAACGAAGCTCAAAGCGCGTCAAATCAAACGTGTATACGAATGCCTTAAAGTGTGTACATAAGGGTCTTGAAATGTTTGTTCGTTGGAAAACGCGTTCAGTGTAGCCGCAACGCAAAACCGGTAACCGTCGGTTTCTAGGAACGGGTTTCAGGAgatataaaacaaagagaaaccCCCTGTTGTGTCTTCCCTTTCCAAAAGTGACTTCTTTTTGTAAAATAGTGTACATTTCTTCCGCAAAGCATGCCCAATTACCGTCTTTGTAAATAAAACCACTAAGAAGCTACTGATATGTCTTGAGTGGTCGGTCTAATACGTGGAGTTGGTCACACTACGGAGTTTGTATTACGGTTCCTCGCGGCTCTTTCCCAAGGACGTTTGTTGGAGGATGGGCGCGACACTTCTTGTAGGGAGTTTCACGGTGTTACATGGATCGCGTTCGAGATGGGAACTAATGCGCTTTGGAAGATTGCGGAGAATGATTATCGCAGCTGACTCCGCGAGAAATCTGCGTTGGTTGGTCCGAGAGCTGGCCAAGCTCAATTAGACGGACGCTGCGAGAGAGTAAGAGGAACTGTAGCGATTGCTCTTTCGCGGAGAATTTCCGTAGCTTTCTCGCGGAGAAAATTAATAGCTCTTCCGTATGAGTATTTAGATCGAGAAACGAATGTTTTTAGTTCGATATTGTCCAGTGAAATGTTTCGTATAGTTTGGTATAGACTAATGGTAGACGTTGGTTGGAGAAAGGGTTGGTAATACGATGAGAAACGAATTTCTCGATTAATTTAAACGCTTTTCCATTCTCGTTCGCGAGAATCTTCTCTCCCCAGTCTTCCGGAACCTTCGTGCCATCcatctttgcactcgagaaactATACAcacaaaaagagaaagattccGCGGAGAATCTCGACTTAGCGATAAGGCAAAAGGttgagagaaaagaaaagaacacaAAGTGCACCGTCCGATCGCGAGAAGTTAAAAACACACGCTCAACAAACACGGTGGTCCCTGTGCCGAACACCACTGACAAGACGAACGCGTTTCTTTTTCAGAATGGAACACCTGTTTGGCCTGCTCGAAGTCGTACAAATGGCGGAAGTCCCTTCACCGACATGTCAGGGAGAGCCCGGAATGTTGGCCGATCCTGCTGACATCCGGCAACGACGAGTTCATCCGACAGATTCACTACAAAATGCTCTACAACGTGAACAATTGATCCTCGCGGCGTTTCTTGTTATTTAGGATacctttttatagaaataaatgttattctattCTGATACAAAGAGACTAAAATGTATTCACGGTACACGGATCGTCGTTAATGAACATCTTTGCAGATCCCTTTTGCAGGCTGTCCTCCCGATGTTCTCGGTGTCTCTCATTCCCATTCATTTTTCTCGCGATTCGGCGTCTCGATCGAATCGAGATTTGAGTGAGTATGACACGACCGACCGGATCCTTTATCGTATTTTCCGATCACAATCTTTCTCGACACGCAACACATAACGAATAACGCAGTCACGCAGCCGAAGCATCTTTCTTTCCCCCCGACTTCTCCTCATCTAACGTTTTTTAAGTCGCACAACAAAATGTTCCGTCGACGTCGCAGACAACCGCCGCTGACCACACGATTTTTCGCAGATTTCCGGCTGCATCATTTGGCAAGGACGACCGGGAAGCCGCGGCGAATGTACCCGTGCGTCAAGTGCCACAAGATCTACTCGAACGCGTCCTCCTTGTACCGCCACTTGAAGCTCGAATGCGGCATGCTGCCGCAGTTCCACTGTCCGTACTGCCGATTCAGCTCGAAGAGGAAGTTCAATCTGGACTCCCACGTCGCCCACAAGCACCGCAAGCTGCTACAATGTTACATAAACAAATAGAACCGCGCAGCGACGCCCTGTCGCCGATCAAGTCGAAATACTCGTCACGATTAAGTGAATCTGGCCTTTGATAGGCTGATACGGAGAATCAGGCTGCCTCGTTACTTGTCTCATTTCTGCCACGGGAACTGCACTGTCCGATGTCGATGTAAATTTATTGAATGTAGAGGTACGCTAATGTTGGAGCGTCTTGGGAATCATTGAAGATAGAACATTGTTTCAAAATTGGTCGTTGAAAAGGGACATTGTATAGACTAGTTCTTTTCTCGTGTATTATATTGTGGAGAAGGCTCCGAGGATCAAACTTATTTTTCTTCAAATGAAAGATTGTCTAAATGTTTTATTCGTAAGATAATAGTGATTTTTTAAAGTGATCGGTATTGCGAGTAAGCTTGCAATGTGTTTGAGAAAAATAGAGTTTGATGTTCcttcgaaaatttcatgtaCAAAGGAGCTGTTTGGATCAGGTAATGTCTCGTTTCAtaccaaataaattttataggaattttaACTTTCGTATTTTCAATGGTTCACGGGGTATTTCAACATTTCGAGTTTCATTTGCTGGACAGTGAACCTTGCAACTAATAATCATATCAATACCGCAAACGAAGATCTGATTAGCGACCTGTAACGGGGCAGTGCTGTACTGTACGGAGATACGCGTCGATAATTAAAGTACTTTTACAGTACTTTTCCAGTAAAGGAGACACTGAACAATTTCTAATTTATAGCTGGTATAATAAGATACGATTCTGTGTTTTATCACGTGAAATGTATATTCTGGGTATTCCAATTGTCAGTGAGCAACGAATACAGTGTCTAAACTGTCGGTGAAACGTTCATTCCGTCGATTATCGTCAAAAGTGTTTTCTTCATTTCTGATTGATCGAGGCGTCGCCGTTGTTCCAGAGCTGTCAATACGAAATTGAGAAAATACTTTCGAAGTGTTAATAATACGATGGttgaacattttaatcgttgGTGTACATTGATATTGTAATCGATACGAATAAAGAGGTATTCGTGTCTTTCTCCCGCTATAATCGATCCCCATGATTCTGGAATGATCGAAATAAATTGTGTACTATTTCCATTGCGATCGATTAATCGTTCGTTTCTTCTGCAGGAGAACACCCCCGTGAATCGGGATCGGAAGTTTCTTCGGAAGTTTAATCGGAAGAGATTAAACTCGACGCTTTTGTTTCAGGATTTCGCGAGCATTTCGAAGGAACCGTTCCCAAATCGAATTGTAGTCTCGAGATCGAGAAGTTCCCGAAAAATTTCACGTTCGATGTGTGTGTCTGCGAAAAGGGAGTAACACAGATCTGTCAGACGTTTGCCAAAGAGAATTCACCGAGTGGATGGATAGTCTGTAACATTATCGCGAACCATTTTTACCGTTTCTACGTTTATAGAATCGACCTTAACGCAGCTTGACGTGACGCGGTACTCTTCTAATCCGTCATTGTCGATCGGGATTAACTGCGAGTTACACGAAAGCACAACAACAAGAGaaataagtgatatataaatatacaaaccaTTACCctgtgtataatatatacagtCGAATTTCTACGATCATAACGATACTTGTACATTCATTCATCTCTCTGAACGTCTACGAAGCGAGAATCATCCTGCGATCATCCACCGAAGCATCCCTGTTTTGGTTAATTTGTTTGGAGGGTTGGAAACTGGCATCTTTATTTTCATCTACGACCGGTGCTCAGGGAAGATGAAAAGACCTGAAAATAGAACAATCGTCTCTCCTCTTCTtcatttaacttttaatttgCAATTGTGTTttgtttttctcttatttttaccTTTATCGTCCCCTTTCGATTCTCATTTACTTATCAAGAAGATCGTCTTTCCATCTTTCCTCGGAACCCGGGAGAACCTCACGCCTCTTCACGTAAAACCACGGCAAAATTTTACCCTGGGCGCACCTATCTCTCGGGGCTATTGGCTGAATTACGTTTATGTGTTGGGTTGGTTACGGGTTTAATCACACACTGATCTCTCTCGCCAGTCGCATAACAACCATCACCCGTGCATCGATCAAGGAGAAACGccatcctcctcctcttcctcctcctcctcccttcCTTCCCGCGTCCTCCATTCCAAAATATCCGATCCtcagaaacaattattttacgtTTCACCTTACGTTCTTTTACGGTTTCtttaacattctttttttttattaaataacctTTGTTGCCTCGCTCTCGCGTCTCGCTTGGCGCTGGGACCTGTTGCAGGGATGGTTGCGTTGCTGTCGTTGCTGCGGTCCGATTACAAACAACATCAGACGGGGAAGAAGGGTGGACGCGGATCGGCGAGCGCCGGGTCCAGAGGCGGAAGCGTGGTCGTCGCGGGTCGCCGGGTTAGCAGCAACGCTGGAGACAGCAACAGCTATGACAGCGGGACGGATAACAACCCGCGGACAGCGTCCACCCGCGAGGTCGTGTTCCCGGACTCGTTCGAGGTGCTGCCGCAGCCTAGGGACCTGAGCGTGGTCTACATGGGCGTGCCCCACGAGCAACAACGGAAGTTCAGGTGTCGCTTCTGCGGGAAAGGCTACCGATGGAAGAGCACGATGCGACGCCACGAGATGGTCGAGTGCGGCGGCAAGCCGCCAGCCTTTCAGTGCCCTGAGTGCCCGTACAAGGCCAGGCAAAGGGGAAACCTGACCGTCCACTACAAACGACACCATCAGAAAATCGGCTATGACGAGGGCGCCTAATCCGCGCTTACCCCGCGTCTTCCGACTTCCGACGTTGGCACGATCGTCCTGGAAATTCACGCGATAAGTTTTACGAATTATTATTCTGCATTCCTGACTTAACGTGTTCCGTGCTGCCTGGTGTGTTAGGGTATGAGAAGTTGGCCTCTAAAGAGTTGGACGATTATGAGCTGAGACTGTATGAGGGTGAATGGAATCGTTTCGCTCGTTGTCTATGGTAGTTGTTatcaatataatgatataatgttCGAAAAACGGAAGGGGAAACGTTGATCATACAGTAGACGTGCGTACGCGTACGAACTTgaatcttaacacgttgaatgtcatgagggtcaccggtgaacctcgagcaaatcgaattactataggtCACttgatgaaacgatgattatatgaaaatgtttctatgatataaataatgctacataatacagtgacattcggctagatgaacgtggaatagtaatgcaattatgttttatattacattatattttttttttattttatgtattttactgtatgaaatcgtgctGCGTTCGTGTTAAGCTAGTAATGATATTAGTGACGTCGTTttgttttcaaagaaaatggTTTTAAAGAGAATGCTGTCCATGCAGTTATACAGGGAGAATGGGTTATCGTGAAGCAACTATATAATCGAGCATCGCGAGCGAACGATTATTGTTGGCTTTATGCAGGTTTTGGTTTTAGCCAACTTCTAAGAGGCTGTACGTTTCAGAGGACGATTAGGTCGGTGCAATTGCGTCGGGAAACGCTGGGTGTCCGGAAGTTTTGCGAAGTGATTCTGTTTTCTTGGCTGTAAAAGGATGATGTGATATAGAGATCTTTAATAGAGTTTCGAGATTATCATTTAATGGtcgtgtaaaatatttgaaaacgaTGAATCGAAAATTCTTCACGGTGAGTATGTAAATAGGAAGGTTGTATTCAAACTGATGCAGTATTGACAAGATCGATGTAATATATTTGTCTTTTACTTTCTAGCCATTAATCGACATTCCCGTAATGGGAAATATTTAAGTCAAGTTCCAGAGAATCCAGCGTTTCCCCGATTTCAGTTGAAAACTCGAACGAAGAAGGATCGTTGAACGATaccttcctctttttttctttctatttccatCCCACGCAGCACGAAACGTGTTAAACCCTCGAATAAGTAGGACTGTACTATAAATCGGGATTCTCAATCGATGTATATAACAAACGGAAGAACGAGAACGCTTCGACGCGAGCATTACTTACCTCCGAACTGTCGAAACGTGTTTTCTTTCAGTTTGGACACCTTTTACGCGATTTAGAGATGTAAGCGTATTTAAAGTCGTTACTTACGAAGTATCGTAGAATGGTTAGGATAATCTCCCATTTCTCGAGTTTATTACCTCAGTGTAAGAGTTAATCGTGGTATTTCGGTTCTACGTGTACATAATCTCAATCTGTCTACTTTTATTTAAAGGTATATttcccattattattattattattattattattattattattattattattttcgtttttgcTTTTCAATCCTGTAGGAATTGTTTGTTAGGTTTATTAAGCACACCTTACATTTTTATGTGTCGAACGAACATATTATTGTATCCTCGAATCGAGCTAGCTCGAACGGCTCAATTTCTATGACGATCGTACCCACGAACAAACATTCCAACGAATCGCAAGCGATCGCACGcactgttttctttcgtttcgagtCTCAGGATTATTATCGACTTAAACTGCGAGTGCAAAGGAACAAATTTCTGAGGGTACGCTGCGGATCAGAGCGGGCTCGCTTCACTCTCGTCGTAACGAAATTGACGATCACGTGTTACCAATTCAGCAAATTCCGTATCGTAGAGTTCCCCTCCCCCTATATTTTCTAGTACTTTTATACGTTAGatattccttctttttttta includes:
- the LOC116434053 gene encoding uncharacterized protein LOC116434053; this encodes MVALLSLLRSDYKQHQTGKKGGRGSASAGSRGGSVVVAGRRVSSNAGDSNSYDSGTDNNPRTASTREVVFPDSFEVLPQPRDLSVVYMGVPHEQQRKFRCRFCGKGYRWKSTMRRHEMVECGGKPPAFQCPECPYKARQRGNLTVHYKRHHQKIGYDEGA